The Thermoanaerobaculales bacterium genome segment CGCCCATGCCGGGTGGGTGTGGGGGTCGACGAAGCCGGGCAGGACGCAGCCGCCCGCCGCGTCGAGCTCGACATCCGGCGCCGGGAAGCTGGCGTCGTGCTCCGCGCGGTCGCCGACGAAGGCGATCCGCCCGTCCTCGCAGCGCACCACCGCTTGCGGGCGAAGCTCCAAGCGGCCGAGATCGGCGCCGCGCCGCGCGCGCTGGCCGGTCGGGGTGGCGACCTGGGAGGCGCCACGGACGAGCAGGCTCATCCCGAGGACTCCGAGGAGCTCCCGGCGCGGCGCTGCAGGACCGCCAGCTGCGGAGTGGCGCGCTCGTCCTGCTCGCGCTTCTGGTCGTCGCGCACGATGCCCTCGAGCACCTCGACCACCCTCATCAGCTCGGACCGCGCCTCGCGGCGCCGCGAGCGCAGCTCGCAGAGCAGCGACTCGATGTTCTGGGCGCGCTGGTTGGCCTCCTCGATCAGCCGCTCGGCGAGGGCGTGGCCGTCGTCGATGATCTTCTGGCTCTCGGTGCGCGCCGCGGCGACCGTCGACTCGGCGGTGCGCTGCGCGGCGACCAGCGCCTCGTGAAGCGCCGTCTCCCGCTCCCGGTAGTCAGCGAGCTCCTGCTCGAGCCGGTGGACCCGCTGCCTGAGCTCGCCGCGGTCGCGGGTCAGCCCCTCGACCGACGTCGCGACCTGCGACAGGAACTCGTGCACCTCCAGCGGCGCGTAGCCGCGCAGGCGCCGCGAGAACTGCTTGCCGAGGATGTCGAGGGCCGAGAGCTCTGGCATGCTGCACCTTCCCGGTCGGATTATCGCACCGAACGGCGTCGAGGCGCCGTGATCTGTCGCATACCGAGGCCGGAAGGCGGAGCGAGCACGAAAAGAGCGCGTCCTGCGGGCGTGCCATTGGTGACACTTTCGGGGTCGCATCTCGCCGGGTTGCACACACCACGCGGGGGTCCCGAAAGTGTCAGCGGTGGCACCCTCGGGGAGCGCCTTGAGAGCATCGGCGTGGAGCGATTTCGAGGCCGGGGCGAACGAGCGGGAACGGGAACGGGAACGGGAACGAACAGGGAAGCGGAAGTGGGCGCGGAGCCCACGCTATACTCCGAGCGACGACCCACGGAGGGACGGGTGGCAGAGATCGCGCTCAGCGTCGAGGACCTCCACAAGAGCTTCGACCCCGGCCTGTTCGAGCGGCGGGTCGACGTGCTCAGGGGCCTGTCCCTGGAGGTGCGCGCCGGCGAGACCTTCGGCTTCCTGGGGCCGAACGGGGCCGGCAAGACCACCACCATCAAGGCGATCACCGGGCTGATCCGGCCGGACCGCGGCCGGATCACGGTCTGCGGCATGGCCCACGACCGGCTCGAGGCGCGGGCGAAGATCGGCTTCATGGCGGAGAGCCCGTACGTCTACAACCACCTCACCGGCCGCGAGTTCCTCGAGTTCCACGCCGAGCTGCTCGGCCTCGACCACGCCCGGGTGGCGGGCCGGGTCGACGAGGTGCTCGGCCTGGTGTCGATGGCCGGACACGCCGGCCGCGCCATGCGCACCTACTCCAAGGGCATGCAGCAGCGGCTGTCGCTCGCGCAGGCGCTGCTCGGCCGGCCCGAGCTGCTGATCCTCGACGAGCCGATGAGCGGTCTCGATCCGGTAGGACGGCGGGACGTGCGCGACATCATCCTGGCCGAGAAGGCGCGCGGCACGACCGTGTTCTTCTCCAGCCACATCATCCCCGACGTGGAGACGATCTGTGACCGGGTCGCGATCCTGGTCGAGGGCACGGTGCGCGCGGTCGGAGAGGTCCGCGAGCTGGTGGCGCAGGAGGCCGACGCCTACGAGCTGTCGTTCGTCGGCGGCGACGGCAGCGCGCTCGCAACGCCGCTGCTGGCGAGACACCAGGGCAGCGACGCGTGGTGGGTCCGGGTTTCCGGCGAGCACCGCGACCGGCTGATCCGGGAGCTCGCGTCCTCGGGCGCCCGGCTGGTGGCGCTGTCGCCGGTCCGCAGCACCCTTGAGGAGTTCGTGCTGCGGCACTACGAGGGAGGCGGGCGATGAGGGCGGTGATGGCGATCGCCCGCAACACCTTCCGCGAGGCCCTGCGGGACCGGGTGCTCTACCTGTTCCTCGGCTTCGCGCTGCTGCTGCTGGCATGCTCGAAGCTGTTCGGCCTGCTGACGGTCGGCGACGAGGGCAAGGTCATCAAGGACTTCGGGCTCGCCGGCATCCAGTTCTTCACGATGCTGATCGCGGTGATGATGAGCGTGCTGCTGATCAGCCGCGAGGTCGACAGCCGGACGGTCTACAACATCCTCGCCAAGCCGGTGCGGCGCTGGCAGTTCCTGATCGGCAAGTACCTCGGGTTGCTGGCCACGGTGGCGTTGAACCTGGCGTTGATGACGGTGGTGCTGGTCGCGGTGACGCTCGTGTACCTGGGCGAGCTGGATGCCGGGCTGCTGTTCGCCGCCGCCATGACCCTGCTCGAGATGGCGCTGCTGACCGCCTTCGCGACCCTGTTCGCGGTCCTGACCCGGCCCATGCTCGGCACCGTCTTCACGCTCGCGGTGTTCGTGATCGGGCACGTGTCCCACGACATCTGGCAGCTCACGCGGCACGTCGACAGCGGGCTGGTGCGACCGCTGGTCGCCGCGCTGTACGCGGTCCTGCCCAACCTCGAGCGCTTCAACTTCAAGTCCGCGGTGGTGCACGACCTGGAGGTCTCCTCGACCGAGGTGGCGCTGGCCGTGGGGTACGGCCTCGCCTACACCGCGATGGTGCTGGTGCTGGCGTGCGCGCGCTTCCGCAGCAAGGACCTGATGTGAGGCGGCGGCTCGCCACACTCGCGGCGGTGCTCGCCCTGGGCTCGATCGCCGTGGTGTGCGGGCAGCGCCTCGAGGCGATCCCGCGGACCGACGTGCTCGGCAAGCAGCTGCTGTACCTGCCGTCGCCGGAGATCCTCCGGCTCGCCAGCCTCGGCAACCGGGGCCTGATGGCCGACCTGTTGTACGTGTGGTCGATCCAGTACTACTCGCAGTTCAAGCTCACCGAGAAGTTCCTCTACCTGGAGACCGTCTTCGAACTGGTGACCGACCTCGATCCGCAGTACTTCGACGCCTACCGGGTCGGCGCCATGATCATGTCGCTGCAGCGGTACGGCGACCCGGCGCAGCACAAGGCCGCGATCGTGCGGCTGTACGAGAAAGGCCTCGCCGCCATGCCGGACAGCTGGGAGCTGGCCGAGGTGGCGGCCTGGGACGCCCACCTGGTGCTCAACGATCGCGAGCTCGCGGTCCGCTGGATCGGGATGGCCGCCGAACGGCCCGGGGCGCCGCCGGACGTCAAGCGGGTCTACGGCCGGTGGCGGGACGACATCCACGGCTGGACGATCGAGGACTCGATCGCCTACTGGGAGGAGGTCGTCGCCGAGGCGACGCGCAAGCCGGACATCAACCTGGCCACCAGCCACCTCTACGACAGCTACGTCACCCTGCACCGCAGGCGGCTCGACCCGCTGCTCGCGTCCGTCCGCCAGCGCACCGGCAGGTGCCCGGGCTCGTGGCAGGAGGTGGTGGAGCAGGGGCTGCTGGCGGAAGCGCCCCTCGACTACCTCGGCAATCCCTACGGCATCGACCCGGACAGCTGCACGCTGCTCGCACGCAAGCGGATCCGCTGGGACTGACGGGCCCTCGTCAGCACCGCTACCGGCTCGCCAGCAGCTGCTCGGAGAGGGCCAGCGCACGCTCGCAGTCGGGCTGCTCCTCGAGCTTGCGGGCGAGCTCGGCGGCGGCGGCCGGGCGGAGCGCCGGGTCGGCGGCGATCGCGCCGAGCAGCGCCTCGGCGTCGTCAGGGCGGACGACCCGGTAGGCCTGGCGCTCGATCAGGGCAGGGTCCGCCGTCGTCCGATCGACCAGCACCATCGCGGTGTCGTCCCAGTAGAGGAGCGCCCACCGCTCGTCCGGGAACCACAGCGCGGAGAAGCCGCGGCGGCCGATCGTCTGCCCGTCGGGGCGCGCCACGGTGAACGGCGGGTTGTAGCGGAGCAGCGCCACCGCGACGCCGTACCGGTCGAGCATCGCCTGCCAGGCCTGCGGGTCGCTGCTGCCGAGGATGGCATGGATCTCCGCGAGCAGCGGCTCGTGGATCTCGTTGCGGTCGTCGAGGAAGGCCTTCCGCTGCGGGTAGAAGTGGCGGATCAGGAAGCCCCCGAAGCGCACGTCGTTGTAGAGCGGCGCGCCCGCGAGGCCCTGCTGCTCGATGAAGGCGAGCGCCCGCACCGGGTAGAAGCGGTCCGAGAAGGAAAGCGCCGGCCGCCGGCCGGGCTGCGCCGTCATCGAGGCCACGACCAGGGCCGCGAGGGCGGCCGCGACCAGCCGCCACGCCGGGCGGCGAGCAGCGGCGCCGCTGCGGCCGAGCGCCGGCAGCGACGCCAGCGCCGGGGCGACCGCGATCGGCAGCAGAGCGAAGAAGAGGCCGACGTTGCGGACGTAGCGCAGGGCGAGCGCGGAGGCCATCAGGAGCAGCGCCCAGCGGGCGAGCCGGCGCTCGCGCACGGCCAGTAGCGCGAGCCCCACTCCGATCGCGACGTAGAGCGGCGGCACGTCGCGGAACGTGGGCGAGATCCACTCCGGGTTGGGGATGTGGGGCAGCCCGACCAGGTGGGCAATTTCGATCGGCACCCGGTAGAGGCGCCAGCCGTAGGGGTTGAGGGCCGGCACGGCGGCCGCCACGGCGAGCCCCAACGCGCCCGAGGCGATCGGCCGGGGGCCGCGCCGCGTCCACAGCCACTGCGCCGACTCGGCGGCCAGCAGGCCGGCGAGCAGGGGAGGCACCACCAGGATGCCGGCGTGGAGGTTGGCGCCCGCCGCCATCAGGACGCCGATCGCGAGCGGCCACCAGCGGCGGGCGCGCTCATGCCGGTGGAGGAAGATCCACACCACCGCCGGCGCGAGCAGCAGCGTCGCGAGCTCGGGCCGCAGGAAGAAGCGGATCCGGGCCCCGTACAGGCAGAGCGCGGCCAGCACCGTCGCGGCGGGCGGCGACAGGCCGCTGCGCAGGCCCCACACCAGCAGCATCACCGCCAGCGCCGCGACCATCAGCGCCCGCGTCAGCACCAGGAGCGGGGCGCCGCCGAGGCGCTCGACGGCGGCGAGCAGCACCTGGAACCCCCACTCGTGGTCGATCCACGGGGTGCCCTCGGCGGTGGTCGAGAAGGGGTCGTCGCGCGGGACCGCGCGATGGTCGAGGACCCAGTTGCCGGACGCGAGGTGCCAGCCGATCGAGGTGTTGGCGATTGCGAACGAGCCGGCGATCAGGCCGAGCGCGGCGATCACCGCCAGCATCGCCCAGGGTGGGCGATCGGGGGCTGCTGCGTCAGTCGTCGTGCCGGCCTCCGTCGAGTACGTAGCGCTCCCACTCGGGCTCGAAGGCGAGCGACGCAGGGGAGGCCATTCGGTCGAGGAACACGATGCCGTCGAGGTGATCGTACTCGTGCTGGAGGACCCGGGCGTGGAAGGAGTCGGCGGTCAGCGAGATCGCCTCCCCGTCGATGGCGCGCCCCTTGAGCTTGACGCGCTCGGCTCGCGGCACCAGCCCGCGCAGGCCCGGGATCGACAGGCAGCCCTCCCAGCCCTCGATCAGCAGGTCGCCGATGGCGCGGATCTCGGGGTTGACGATCACCGTCGGCGCGAGCTCGTCGCGGTCGTCGGCCGACGGCAGCCAGTAGGCGAACAGGCGCAGCGGCTCCGCCACCTGCGGCGCTGCAAGGCCGACCCCCTCGCCCTCGAGCATGGTGCGGACGAGAGCGTCGCCGAGCTCCTTGAGGCGGCCACTGCCGAACCACTCCTCGGGCACCGGCTCGGCGGTGGCTCGCAGCACCGGATGGCCGAGGCGGACGATCTCGAGCAGGCGCGCGGCTGCCGGGTCCGTGATCACGGCTCAACCGCAGCTGCAGCCGCTGCACCCTCCCGACTCGGGCAGGTCGGGGCGGTTGGGGTTGTCGACGGTGAAGCCGGCGCCGCGGCCGTCCTCGACGAAGTCGACGGTCGCGCCTGCCAGGTGGGGCGCGCTGTGCGGG includes the following:
- a CDS encoding DivIVA domain-containing protein, whose protein sequence is MPELSALDILGKQFSRRLRGYAPLEVHEFLSQVATSVEGLTRDRGELRQRVHRLEQELADYRERETALHEALVAAQRTAESTVAAARTESQKIIDDGHALAERLIEEANQRAQNIESLLCELRSRRREARSELMRVVEVLEGIVRDDQKREQDERATPQLAVLQRRAGSSSESSG
- a CDS encoding ABC transporter ATP-binding protein; translated protein: MAEIALSVEDLHKSFDPGLFERRVDVLRGLSLEVRAGETFGFLGPNGAGKTTTIKAITGLIRPDRGRITVCGMAHDRLEARAKIGFMAESPYVYNHLTGREFLEFHAELLGLDHARVAGRVDEVLGLVSMAGHAGRAMRTYSKGMQQRLSLAQALLGRPELLILDEPMSGLDPVGRRDVRDIILAEKARGTTVFFSSHIIPDVETICDRVAILVEGTVRAVGEVRELVAQEADAYELSFVGGDGSALATPLLARHQGSDAWWVRVSGEHRDRLIRELASSGARLVALSPVRSTLEEFVLRHYEGGGR
- a CDS encoding ABC transporter permease subunit; the encoded protein is MRAVMAIARNTFREALRDRVLYLFLGFALLLLACSKLFGLLTVGDEGKVIKDFGLAGIQFFTMLIAVMMSVLLISREVDSRTVYNILAKPVRRWQFLIGKYLGLLATVALNLALMTVVLVAVTLVYLGELDAGLLFAAAMTLLEMALLTAFATLFAVLTRPMLGTVFTLAVFVIGHVSHDIWQLTRHVDSGLVRPLVAALYAVLPNLERFNFKSAVVHDLEVSSTEVALAVGYGLAYTAMVLVLACARFRSKDLM
- the def gene encoding peptide deformylase — translated: MITDPAAARLLEIVRLGHPVLRATAEPVPEEWFGSGRLKELGDALVRTMLEGEGVGLAAPQVAEPLRLFAYWLPSADDRDELAPTVIVNPEIRAIGDLLIEGWEGCLSIPGLRGLVPRAERVKLKGRAIDGEAISLTADSFHARVLQHEYDHLDGIVFLDRMASPASLAFEPEWERYVLDGGRHDD